Proteins encoded by one window of Streptomyces sp. NBC_01571:
- the guaA gene encoding glutamine-hydrolyzing GMP synthase, which yields MPEASPAAPDTVLVVDFGAQYAQLIARRVREARVYSEIVPSTMPVQEMLAKNPAAIILSGGPSSVYAENAPRLDRELFEAGVPVFGMCYGFQLMATALGGTVDNTGAREYGRTPLHVSKSGSTLFEGTPDEQSVWMSHGDACSAAPEGFTVTAATDVVPVAAFENDEKKLYGVQYHPEVMHSTHGQQVLEHFLYRGAGLKPDWTTGNVIEEQVALIREQVGGKRAICGLSGGVDSAVAAALVQKAIGAQLTCVYVDHGLMRKGETEQVEKDFVAATGVQLKVVDAQERFLDALKGVSDPEEKRKIIGREFIRVFEQAQAEIVAEAAEGEDVAFLVQGTLYPDVVESGGGTGTANIKSHHNVGGLPEDLEFELVEPLRKLFKDEVRMVGQELGLPDEIVQRQPFPGPGLGIRIVGEVTKDRLDLLREADAIAREELTAAGLDRDIWQCPVVLLADVRSVGVQGDGRTYGHPIVLRPVSSEDAMTADWSRLPYDVLAKISTRITNEVADVNRVVLDVTSKPPGTIEWE from the coding sequence GTGCCAGAAGCGTCCCCCGCCGCCCCCGACACCGTCCTGGTCGTCGACTTCGGTGCGCAGTACGCCCAGCTCATCGCCCGTCGCGTCCGCGAGGCCCGGGTCTACAGCGAGATCGTGCCGAGCACCATGCCGGTCCAGGAGATGCTCGCCAAGAACCCGGCGGCGATCATCCTCTCCGGCGGCCCCTCGTCGGTGTACGCCGAGAACGCCCCCCGCCTCGACCGTGAGCTCTTCGAGGCAGGCGTCCCCGTCTTCGGCATGTGCTACGGCTTCCAGCTGATGGCGACGGCCCTCGGCGGCACCGTCGACAACACGGGCGCCCGCGAGTACGGCCGTACGCCCCTGCACGTCTCGAAGTCGGGCTCCACCCTGTTCGAGGGCACCCCGGACGAGCAGTCGGTGTGGATGTCGCACGGCGACGCGTGCAGCGCCGCCCCCGAGGGCTTCACGGTGACGGCAGCCACGGACGTCGTCCCGGTCGCGGCCTTCGAGAACGACGAGAAGAAGCTGTACGGCGTCCAGTACCACCCCGAGGTCATGCACTCCACGCACGGCCAGCAGGTGCTGGAGCACTTCCTGTACCGCGGCGCCGGCCTCAAGCCGGACTGGACGACCGGCAACGTCATCGAGGAGCAGGTCGCCCTCATCCGCGAGCAGGTCGGCGGCAAGCGCGCCATCTGCGGTCTGTCCGGCGGTGTGGACTCCGCCGTCGCCGCCGCCCTCGTGCAGAAGGCCATCGGCGCCCAGCTGACCTGCGTGTACGTCGACCACGGTCTGATGCGCAAGGGCGAGACGGAGCAGGTCGAGAAGGACTTCGTGGCCGCGACCGGCGTGCAGCTGAAGGTCGTGGACGCGCAGGAGCGGTTCCTCGACGCGCTCAAGGGTGTCTCGGACCCCGAGGAGAAGCGGAAGATCATCGGCCGGGAGTTCATCCGGGTCTTCGAGCAGGCCCAGGCGGAGATCGTCGCCGAGGCCGCGGAGGGCGAGGACGTCGCCTTCCTGGTGCAGGGCACCCTCTACCCGGACGTGGTGGAGTCCGGCGGCGGCACCGGCACCGCCAACATCAAGTCCCACCACAACGTCGGCGGCCTCCCCGAGGACCTCGAGTTCGAGCTCGTCGAGCCGCTGCGCAAGCTGTTCAAGGACGAGGTCCGGATGGTCGGACAGGAGCTCGGCCTGCCGGACGAGATCGTCCAGCGCCAGCCCTTCCCGGGTCCCGGCCTCGGCATCCGTATCGTCGGCGAGGTCACCAAGGACCGCCTCGACCTGCTGCGCGAGGCCGACGCCATCGCCCGCGAGGAGCTGACGGCGGCCGGCCTCGACCGCGACATCTGGCAGTGCCCGGTGGTCCTGCTCGCCGACGTCCGCAGCGTGGGCGTCCAGGGCGACGGCCGTACGTACGGCCACCCGATCGTGCTCCGCCCCGTGTCGAGCGAGGACGCGATGACGGCCGACTGGTCGCGCCTCCCGTACGACGTCCTCGCCAAGATCTCCACCCGGATCACGAACGAGGTCGCCGACGTCAACCGTGTCGTCCTCGACGTGACGAGCAAGCCCCCGGGCACGATCGAGTGGGAGTAG
- a CDS encoding pyridoxamine 5'-phosphate oxidase family protein, which produces MSRTNWAAFTASAPELARPAEERFGAFTHHVLATLRKDGAPRTSGIETRFLLGELWLGMMPDSLKALDLRRDPRFALQANPGPGTAMGGGDVRISGRAVEVTDGDLKRAYVEEVEPPEPFHLFRTELTEVVRTFVENDTYLVVQVWKPSEPVRTLRRT; this is translated from the coding sequence ATGAGTCGTACGAACTGGGCCGCCTTCACCGCCTCCGCACCCGAACTCGCCCGGCCGGCCGAGGAGCGTTTCGGAGCGTTCACCCACCATGTCCTCGCGACCCTCCGCAAGGACGGCGCGCCCCGCACCAGCGGCATCGAGACACGCTTCCTGCTCGGCGAGCTGTGGCTCGGCATGATGCCGGACTCGCTCAAGGCGCTCGACCTGCGTCGCGACCCGCGCTTCGCGCTCCAGGCGAACCCGGGGCCGGGCACCGCGATGGGCGGGGGCGACGTACGGATCAGCGGCCGGGCGGTGGAGGTCACCGACGGCGACTTGAAACGGGCGTACGTGGAAGAGGTGGAACCGCCGGAGCCGTTCCACCTCTTCCGCACCGAGCTGACGGAGGTCGTACGGACCTTCGTCGAGAACGACACGTATCTGGTCGTCCAGGTCTGGAAGCCCTCGGAGCCGGTGCGGACTCTCAGGCGGACCTGA